The window AACCGGCGTCAGGCGCTAACACCCGCGCCGACCTTGCCAGTCAGCGAAAAGCTGCTCGCAGACAAGCCCGAACATCTGCTCGAACGTGACAAAAACGAGTTGATCCCGGAAGACAATCCGTGGGGGTTCAAGCTGGACGTGCCGCGTTACAAATATAATCGCGGTGAGTTGTACAACCTGAGCATCACCCGCGGCACGCTGACCCGCGAAGAGCGCTACATCATCAATCACCATATGGTGCAGACGATCATGATGCTCAGCCACCTGCCCTTCCCCGGCCACCTCGACAGCATTGCCGAGATCGCCGGTGGTCATCATGAAAAAATGGACGGCACCGGTTACCCGAAACGCCTCAAGCGCGAAGAAATGAGCCTGCCGGCGCGGATGATGGCGATTGCCGATATTTTCGAGGCACTGACCGCGGCCGATCGCCCGTACAAGAAAGCCAAGACATTGAGCGAAGCGTTGGGGATCATGGCGACCATGTGCCGCGAGGCGCACATCGACGCGCAGCTGTTCGGACTGTTCATCAGCGATGGCGTGTACATGCAGTACGCCGTGCGTTTTCTCGATCCCCGGCAGATCGATGCCGTGGACCCGGCCAGCCTGCTGCACAAGGCTGGCCTTGCCGCGTGATCAGCAATCGGTCAGACGCAGGAAAATCGCCGCCAGTTGCTCGATACCGGCCTGATCATCCGCGCCGAAACGGGCGAGCTTCGGGCTATCGAGATCGAGCACGCCGATCAGACGCCCCTCTTTGACCAACGGCACCACCAGTTCACTGTTCGAGGCACTGTCGCAGGCGATATGTCCAGGAAACGCATGCACGTCTTCAATCCGCTGCGTCTGCAGGCTGGCCGCGGCAGCGCCACAGACACCGCGACCGAACGGAATGCGCACACAAGCGATCTGGCCCTGGAACGGGCCGAGCACCAGTTCTTCGTTGCGATTGAGGTAAAAACCGGCCCAGTTCAGATCATCGAGCTGGTTGAACAGGAATGCCGAAAACTGCGCGGCGTTGGCGATGAAATCGCGCTCGTCCGCCAACAGCGATTCCAGTTGTGCGGCCAACATGCCATAGCCTTCGAGGCCCTGGCCGCTTTGTTGCAAATCAATCATGCCTTGTGCTCCAACAATTTCAGTCCCACCCAGTAACGGGCGAATTGGTACGCGCAACGTCCGTTGCGATTACCGCGGCCGGTGGCCCAACGTACGGCGAGGATATCCAGTGCTTCGTCACGCTGCCAGCTCAGGCCGGCCTTGGCGGCCAACTGGCCGATCCAGTGCTCGACGACATTCAGGAAGTGCTCTTGAGTAAACGGGTAAAACGACAACCACAGACCAAAGCGGTCCGACAGCGCGATCTTGTCTTCCACCGCTTCGCTGGGATGCAGTTCGCCATCGACGCGCTTCCAGTTCTCGTTGTCGCTTTCCTTCTCCGGCACCAGATGGCGACGGTTGGAAGTGGCGTACAGCAAAACGTTGTCCGGTGCCTGCTCCAGCGAGCCGTCGAGCACGCTTTTGAGCACACGGTAATCGCCTTCCCCGGATTCGAACGACAGGTCATCGCAGAACAACACAAAACGTTGCGGCAGTTTGGCGATCTGCTCGACCACTCGCGGCAAGTCGGCCAGGTGATCGCGCTCGATCTCGATCAGCCGCAGGCCTGCGCCGGCATGTTCCGCGAGCAATGCGCGTACCAGCGAGGATTTGCCGGTACCGCGCGAACCCCAGAGCAACGCGTGGTTGGCCGGCATGCCATCGAGAAACTGCTGGGTATTGCGGCCCAGTTGCTCCAGTTGCCGATCAACGCCGATCAGGTCGGACAGGCGCATGTCGAGGCTGACTTCCAGTGGCAGCAGGTACCCGCTGCGGCCGTCACGCTGCCAACGCGCGGCCAGACAAGTGCCCCAGTCGATCACCGGGCGCGGTGCCGGCAACAGCGGTTCGATCCGCGCCAGAACCGACTCGGCGCGTTCAAGAAAAGCATTCAATCGGGAATCCACGTCTTCTCCTCGGGCACGTTCACAGTAATGATGACGATCCAGCGACGACACGCAGATCAAAATTCTCGCCCCGCGCCTTGTTACAAGGCGATTCGGGAACCTCGGTATCGATACATGATCGACTATGCTTGAGCAGCGAAGGGAAACGGAAGTGGTTCAACACCCCATGGATATCAAATTCACCCACCGGCTGTCGTACAAGCAAGCCAGGCTTACTGTGCTGGTCGGGTTCATTCTGGGCACGCTGCTCAGCCTGCTGCAAATCGGCATCGATTATGCCAGTGAAGACGCCTCCATCAACCGTGAAATCCTGTCTTTGCTGGAAATCAGCCATAACCCGGCATCACGCATCGCCTACAACATCGATGCCGAACTGGCTCAAGAACTCACGTTGGGCCTGTTGCGTTCCCCGGCCATCATTTCTGCGCAACTGACCGACAACAACAATACCGTGCTGGCCAGCGTCAAACGTCCCGAGCTGCAAAGCGGCTATCGGCTGATCAGCGACTTCCTGTTCGGCGCCAAGCGCCAATTCGAAGATCGCCTGTATCTGGATCATCTGCCCAATGAATCGCTGGGAGTCCTGAGCCTTGAGGTTGACACCTATGCGTTCGGCAGCCGCTTTCTGCGTCGCGCCGAAGTCACCCTGCTCAACGGTTTCGCCCGCAGCCTGATCCTCACCGGCATCCTGTTGGCGCTGTTCTACGTGATGTTGACCAAACCGCTGGTGCGGGTGATCCGCGAACTCAGCGGGCGTGATCCGCGCAGCGCCGAACCGACCACGCTGGAATGCCCGAGCGGCCACGGCAATGATGAAATCGGCGTACTGGTCAAAGTCGCCAATCAGCAATTCGAGAACATCGCCACCGAGATCCAGCAGCGACGCAATGCCGAAAACCGTCTGACCGACTACCTCGGCCAACTGGAAAACATCGTTTCGGCGCGAACCGCCGAACTCAAGGCGATCAACGCCCGGCTCAGCCAGTCCAATCAGGAACTCGAAGTCGCCCGCAGCACCGCGCTGGAAATGGCTGAAGCACGCTCGGCATTTCTCGCCAACATGAGTCACGAGATCCGTACACCGCTCAACGGCCTGCTGGGGATGATCGCGCTGTCGCTCGACGGGCCACTGAATGCCGAACAGCAGCAACAACTGTCGATCGCCCACGACTCGGGCAAGGTGCTGGTGGAGTTGCTCAACGACATTCTCGACCTGTCGAAATTCGACGCAGGGCAACTGGAGCTTGAGCACATTCCCTTCGATCTCGGCTCATTGATCGAAGACACCGCCAACCTGCTGTCGCAGAACGCGGCACCCAGCGTCGAGTTGACCTGCCTGATCGATCCGCACTTTCCGGCGCTGGTGCTGGGCGATCCGACCCGGGTTCGGCAGATCGTCAGCAATCTGCTGTCCAACGCCCTGAAATTCACCCGTTTCGGCCGGGTGGATGTGCGCTTGTCGACCTACAAGGATGGCGTACGCATCGAGGTCTGCGACACCGGTATCGGCATCGCGCAGGAAGCCCAGGTGAAAATCTTCCAGCCGTTCACCCAGGCGGGTGCCGGCATCACCCGCCAGTACGGCGGCACCGGGCTGGGACTGGCGCTGACTTACAACCTTTGCGAAGCGATGCAGGGGCGCCTGACCATCAGCTCCGAGACCGGCTTCGGCAGCCAGTTCTGCGCCGAACTGCCACTGCCCTGCCATACCCGCGCTCTGCCGCCGACGCAGCTGCACGGCAAAGTTCTCGCCATTACCGCAGCCAGCAGCGGTCTGGCGGAGTTGCTCCGCAGTCTGCTGCCGGTCTGGGGACTTGAATACGAACAACGCACGATCGACGACTCGCTGTTGGGGCTGACGCCAGATGTGCTGATTACCGATTGTCCGGAGTGCCTGTTCGGGCTGCGTCCAACCCTCACCGCGCCCATCTTGCTGGTAACTGCCTATGGCAGTTTTCTGCCCAGCGAAGAAGCGGCGGCGCTCGCCCCTCTGCAGCAACAGGCGCGACCGTTGGCGCGTAATGCGCTCTACCAGAATCTGCGACGGACCCTGCATCCCGAGGTCGCCACCATCAACGATACGCAGCTGGAAACGACGCCATTGGTACGCCGCGGAAAAGTGCTGCTGGTCGAGGACAACCCGGTCAATCAATTGGTGGCCAAAGGCATGCTCGGTAAACTCGGCTGCGATGTCGTCGTCGCCGCCCATGGCGCCGAAGCGCTGGATCAACTGGAGTATCACGCCTTCGATCTGGTGCTGATGGACTGCAATATGCCGGTGATGGACGGCTACGAAGCGAGCCGGCAAATCCGCCAGAGCGGACGCTGGCCAAACCTGCCGATCGTTGCCCTGACCGCCAACGCCATGTCCGAAGAACGCGAGCGCTGCCGGGCGGCGGGCATGAGCGACTATCTGGCCAAGCCGTTCCGCCGTGAAGAATTGGCGGCCCTGCTGGATCAGTGGATTGCGCCTACGACAGCGCCTTGATCTGCCCGAGCAGTTGATCGAGACCGTCGCGCAAGGCATTGAGCTGGTCCAGGTCCACCCCGCTGTCGCAAAGCAATCGCGCCTTGAGCGGCCCGACCTGTTCGCGAAGTGCCAGCCCGGCAGGTGTCAGACTCAGATGCACTTCACGCTCATCACGCGCCGAACGCTGACGCTGAACCAGTTGCAACTGCTCCAGGCGCTTGAGCAACGGCGTCAGCGTGCCGGAGTCCAGCGCCAGACGCTCACCCAAGGCCTTGACCGTCGGCTGCTCCGGTGCACTGTCCTGCCACTCCCACAACACCAGCATGGCCAGGTATTGCGGGTACGTCAGGCCGAGCTGATCGAGCATCGGCTTGTAGCCACGAATCACCGCCCGCGAAGCGGCGTACAACTTGAAGCACAACTGACTGTCGAGCTTCAGCGAATCAACCGACAGTTTATTCATTTGAGCAGAGCTTCGATCTCGCGGCTCAGATCCTGCGGCTTGGTAGCAGGGGCAAAGCGCTTGACCAAGTGGCCATCCTTGCCGATCAGGAACTTGGTGAAGTTCCACTTGATGCCTTGCGAGCCGAGCACACCCGGAGCACGTTTTTTCAGTTGTACGAACAGCGGATGGGCGCCTGCACCGTTGACTTCGATCTTCTTGAACAGCGGGAAGCTGACGCCGTAGTTCAGCTCACAGAACTCGCTGATCGCGCCCTCGTTGCCCGGCTCCTGTTTGCCGAACTGGTTGCACGGGAACCCCAGCACCACCAGGCCCTGATCCTTGTAGGTCTGCCACAACTCTTCCAGACCTTTGTATTGCGGAGTGAACCCGCACTTGCTGGCGGTGTTGACCACCAGCACCGCTTTGCCAGCGTAATCGGCGAGGGTCTTTTGCTCGCCCTTGATATTGGTGACAGGGATATTCAGCAGGTTGTCGCTCATGGGTCGGCTCCGCGGGTTATCGGGAAAGGCAAAACATAGCGAGCAATTAAATTGTGCGCAATTTAATTATCCGAAAGGCGACCCGCAGGTCGCCCACTCAATTACTCGCGGGGTTCGAGATTCAGGCACACCGAATTGATGCAATAGCGCAAACCGGTCGGCGCCGGGCCGTCCGGGAACACGTGCCCCAAGTGTGCATCGCAGCGGGCGCATTTCACTTCGGTACGGATCATGCCGTGGCTGGTGTCGCGGATCTCGGTCATGGCGCTTTCGCCGATCGGCGCGTAGAAGCTCGGCCAGCCGCAGCCGGAATCGAATTTGGTCTTGGAATCGAACAGCGCTTCGTTGCAGCAGACACAGTGATAGACACCATCGGTCTTGGTGTCGTTGTATTTGCCGGAGAACGGTCGCTCGGTGGCGCTCAGACGGCACACGTTGTACTGCTCGGGGTCGAGCATGGCTTTCCATTCTTCCAGGGTTTTTTGCAACTTTTCCATCATCACACCTCAGCGGCTGAAAAAGCCCGATCTGTACCTTTTCCACGGATCGGGCGGCACGTATGATTGCGCCTCGTCACGCGCCAGTCTGGCAGCCAGACCGGGCGCATTCAAACGGATTCTCGGCGCCAAGGCGCAAGACTTCGCCTGTGTGAAG of the Pseudomonas sp. Seg1 genome contains:
- a CDS encoding ATP-binding protein, which encodes MDSRLNAFLERAESVLARIEPLLPAPRPVIDWGTCLAARWQRDGRSGYLLPLEVSLDMRLSDLIGVDRQLEQLGRNTQQFLDGMPANHALLWGSRGTGKSSLVRALLAEHAGAGLRLIEIERDHLADLPRVVEQIAKLPQRFVLFCDDLSFESGEGDYRVLKSVLDGSLEQAPDNVLLYATSNRRHLVPEKESDNENWKRVDGELHPSEAVEDKIALSDRFGLWLSFYPFTQEHFLNVVEHWIGQLAAKAGLSWQRDEALDILAVRWATGRGNRNGRCAYQFARYWVGLKLLEHKA
- the msrB gene encoding peptide-methionine (R)-S-oxide reductase MsrB is translated as MEKLQKTLEEWKAMLDPEQYNVCRLSATERPFSGKYNDTKTDGVYHCVCCNEALFDSKTKFDSGCGWPSFYAPIGESAMTEIRDTSHGMIRTEVKCARCDAHLGHVFPDGPAPTGLRYCINSVCLNLEPRE
- a CDS encoding glutathione peroxidase; amino-acid sequence: MSDNLLNIPVTNIKGEQKTLADYAGKAVLVVNTASKCGFTPQYKGLEELWQTYKDQGLVVLGFPCNQFGKQEPGNEGAISEFCELNYGVSFPLFKKIEVNGAGAHPLFVQLKKRAPGVLGSQGIKWNFTKFLIGKDGHLVKRFAPATKPQDLSREIEALLK
- a CDS encoding MarR family transcriptional regulator, with amino-acid sequence MNKLSVDSLKLDSQLCFKLYAASRAVIRGYKPMLDQLGLTYPQYLAMLVLWEWQDSAPEQPTVKALGERLALDSGTLTPLLKRLEQLQLVQRQRSARDEREVHLSLTPAGLALREQVGPLKARLLCDSGVDLDQLNALRDGLDQLLGQIKALS
- a CDS encoding GAF domain-containing protein; the encoded protein is MIDLQQSGQGLEGYGMLAAQLESLLADERDFIANAAQFSAFLFNQLDDLNWAGFYLNRNEELVLGPFQGQIACVRIPFGRGVCGAAAASLQTQRIEDVHAFPGHIACDSASNSELVVPLVKEGRLIGVLDLDSPKLARFGADDQAGIEQLAAIFLRLTDC
- a CDS encoding response regulator, which gives rise to MDIKFTHRLSYKQARLTVLVGFILGTLLSLLQIGIDYASEDASINREILSLLEISHNPASRIAYNIDAELAQELTLGLLRSPAIISAQLTDNNNTVLASVKRPELQSGYRLISDFLFGAKRQFEDRLYLDHLPNESLGVLSLEVDTYAFGSRFLRRAEVTLLNGFARSLILTGILLALFYVMLTKPLVRVIRELSGRDPRSAEPTTLECPSGHGNDEIGVLVKVANQQFENIATEIQQRRNAENRLTDYLGQLENIVSARTAELKAINARLSQSNQELEVARSTALEMAEARSAFLANMSHEIRTPLNGLLGMIALSLDGPLNAEQQQQLSIAHDSGKVLVELLNDILDLSKFDAGQLELEHIPFDLGSLIEDTANLLSQNAAPSVELTCLIDPHFPALVLGDPTRVRQIVSNLLSNALKFTRFGRVDVRLSTYKDGVRIEVCDTGIGIAQEAQVKIFQPFTQAGAGITRQYGGTGLGLALTYNLCEAMQGRLTISSETGFGSQFCAELPLPCHTRALPPTQLHGKVLAITAASSGLAELLRSLLPVWGLEYEQRTIDDSLLGLTPDVLITDCPECLFGLRPTLTAPILLVTAYGSFLPSEEAAALAPLQQQARPLARNALYQNLRRTLHPEVATINDTQLETTPLVRRGKVLLVEDNPVNQLVAKGMLGKLGCDVVVAAHGAEALDQLEYHAFDLVLMDCNMPVMDGYEASRQIRQSGRWPNLPIVALTANAMSEERERCRAAGMSDYLAKPFRREELAALLDQWIAPTTAP